Proteins found in one Labeo rohita strain BAU-BD-2019 chromosome 11, IGBB_LRoh.1.0, whole genome shotgun sequence genomic segment:
- the plekha3 gene encoding pleckstrin homology domain-containing family A member 3, producing MEGVLYKWTNYMTGWQPRWFVLDNGIISYYDSQDDVCKGSKGSIKMSVCEIKVHPTDNTRLELIIPGEQHFYVKAVNAAERQKWLVALGSSKAGLIDTRTKKERELTETTESLKTKMSELRLYCDLLMQQVHTIQESVEQEGESTVASTETRNEASSLLSATCETFIKTLEECMKIANSKFKTDMLQSSPSDSIMSPVSPSPVQMSRMKRSISHPGTYNYERSSLPKECMVLQKSAQRRTRTCSDTEAHSDRGPEETERLMFHRANINGDSTPSIPEEVGTSTKFLSETDTPESDLSL from the exons ATGGAGGGAGTGCTTTACAAATGGACAAACTATATGACAG GATGGCAACCAAGGTGGTTTGTGTTGGACAATGgcattatttcatattatgaTTCGCAAGATGACGTGTGCAAAGGTAGCAAAGGCAGTATTAAGATGTCAGTATGTGAAATCAAAG TTCACCCAACTGACAACACACGGCTGGAGCTGATCATACCAGGGGAGcagcatttttatgtgaaaGCGGTGAATGCAGCAGAGAGGCAGAAGTGGCTGGTGGCTCTGGGAAGCTCCAAAGCTGGACTCATTGACACTAGAACCAAAAAAGAGAGAG AGTTAACAGAAACCACAGAATCACTGAAAACCAAGATGTCAGAACTGCGCCTGTACTGTGACTTACTAATGCAGCAAGTGCACACTATTCAGGAGTCAGTGGAACAGGAAGGAGAGTCGACGGTGGCCAGCACTGAG ACGAGGAACGAGGCGTCCTCATTACTGAGTGCCACCTGTGAAACCTTCATCAAAACACTGGAAGAATGTATGAAAATTGCCAATTCCAAGTTCAAGACTGATATGTTGCAATCCAGTCCATCTGATTCCATAATGTCCCCCGTGTCCCCCTCTCCTGTCCAAATGTCTCGG ATGAAGCGCTCAATCAGCCATCCTGGCACCTACAATTATGAAAG GTCGAGCTTGCCAAAAGAGTGCATGGTGTTGCAGAAGTCCGCCCAGAGGCGGACACGGACATGCTCCGATACAGAAGCTCACAGCGACAGAGGGCCCGAGGAGACGGAGC gcTTGATGTTCCACAGAGCCAACATTAATGGTGACTCCACTCCAAGTATCCCAGAAGAGGTTGGAACGAGCACAAAGTTCCTGTCGGAAACTGACACTCCGGAATCTGACCTTTCCCTCTGA
- the gucy1b2 gene encoding guanylate cyclase soluble subunit beta-2 produces MYGFINTCLKSLVIEKFGEETWEKLRLMAGVQETFMTYEIYDDVITLRLVQEACKMLDVSSEVVLKLFGEYFFSFCKMSGYDTMLRTLGGNLVEFIENLDALHSYLALSYEAMNAPSFRVERMDDGRILLHYYSDRKGLYHIVPGIIEAVAKDFFESEVMMTVINQSEEDERTGKKEHVVFHMVQKETVTKRKAQPRHKGDNEQTQDQEETIKKMKARYASLQLCPRKRSPWEIVRSIVMLGQGNLRQSFTPSYPKRLWIEEQAFCNAFPFHIVFDQDLVVKQTGVNIQKFVPGLQTAGIRLDEYFTVVHPEVIFNIQSIKKFINSQFVLKTRREMLPEIHQNQATLKLRGQMMWMESLNCMIYLCSPKLRSLQELEERGLHLADIAQHDTTRDLILLNQQRLAEIELSNQLERKKEELRILSRNLEIEKQKSEKLLYAMLPTHVANQLKEGKRVEAGEFKVCTILFSDVVTFTNICAACEPIQIVNMLNAMYSRFDRLTNIHNVYKVETIGDAYMVVGGVPVPTDTHAERVANFALGMRIAAREVMSPITGQPIQIRVGLHTGPVLAGVVGEKMPRYCLFGDTVNTASRMESHGVPDHIHLSPFTYNVLKDKGIFEIAERGEIEVKGKGLMRTYFLLKNLQKSDEEIMGLVDGETCVYQEDSEDVTVDQKEVSPGDTNGGQKEEEKMVEEVQNQKNRTPSPSILLCPGKFSPDHLLQFDITPAYESPTDFKHLHNGLHSDSISTKFCSIL; encoded by the exons ATG TACGGCTTTATTAATACGTGTCTGAAGTCACTGGTCATTGAAAAGTTTGGAGAAGAGACATGGGAAAAGTTGAG ATTAATGGCTGGGGTCCAGGAGACATTTATGACTTACGAAATCTATGACGATGTCATCACGCTTCGTTTAGTGCAAGAGGCTTGTAAAATGCTGG ATGTCTCCTCTGAGGTGGTTTTAAAGCTTTTTGGAGAGTACTTCTTCAGCTTTTGTAAGATGTCGGGATATGACACCATGTTGCGAACGCTCGGTGGAAACCTGGTGGAATTCATTGAAAATCTTGATGCTCTACACAGTTATTTAGCATTATCTTATGAG GCCATGAATGCTCCATCCTTTCGTGTGGAGCGGATGGATGATGGCCGAATTCTCCTTCATTATTACTCCGATAGAAAAGGGCTGTATCACATCGTGCCAG GTATTATCGAGGCTGTTGCAAAGGATTTCTTTGAAAGTGAGGTTATGATGACCGTCATAAACCAGTCAGAAGAGGATGAGCGCACGGGAAAGAAGGAACATGTGGTTTTTCACATGGTACAGAAGGAAACGGTGACCAAAAGAAAGGCCCAACCAAGACATAAAGGCGACAATGAGCAAACACAG GACCAAGAGGAGACAATAAAGAAGATGAAGGCCAGGTATGCCAGCCTGCAGCTGTGTCCAAGGAAACGATCTCCATGGGAGATTGTGAGGAGCATTGTCATGTTGGGCCAAG gcaATCTGCGGCAATCATTCACTCCCAGCTACCCAAAGAGACTTTGGATCGAAGAACAAGCCTTCTGTAATGCGTTTCCCTTTCACATTGTTTTTGATCAAGAT CTCGTGGTGAAGCAAACAGGTGTCAACATTCAGAAGTTTGTTCCCGGACTGCAGACGGCAGGCATCCGTCTGGATGAGTACTTCACTGTTGTTCACCCAGAGGTCATCTTCAACATCCAGAGTATCAAGAAGTTCATCAACAGCCAGTTTGTGCTGAAAACCAGGAGGGAAATGTTACCGGAGATCCATCAAAACCAGGCCACGCTCAAACTGAGAG gacAGATGATGTGGATGGAGTCACTGAACTGCATGATCTACCTGTGTTCTCCTAAACTACGAAGCCTCCAGGAACTGGAAGAGAGGGGTCTCCATCTGGCCGACATCGCCCAGCACGACACCACACGAGATCTGATCCTCCTCAACCAGCAGAGGTTGGCGGAGATTGAGCTCTCCAATCAGCTAGAAAGGAAGAAGGAGGAGTTGCGAATCCTTTCGCGCAACTTAGAGATCGAGAAGCAGAAATCAGAAAAGCTTCTTTATGCCATGCTGCCAACTCACGTCGCCAACCAACTTAAAGAGGGCAAAAGAGTCGAGGCAG GCGAGTTCAAAGTGTGCACCATCCTTTTTAGCGATGTGGTCACATTCACTAACATCTGCGCAGCCTGCGAACCCATCCAAATAGTCAACATGCTCAACGCCATGTACTCCAGATTTGATCGGCTTACAAATATCCACAATGTCTATAAG GTGGAGACTATAGGTGATGCTTACATGGTGGTTGGCGGTGTGCCCGTTCCTACAGACACACACGCGGAGCGGGTGGCAAACTTTGCCCTCGGTATGAGAATTGCTGCGAGAGAAGTTATGAGCCCTATCACAGGACAGCCCATACAG ATTAGAGTAGGCCTGCACACCGGTCCAGTTTTGGCTGGTGTTGTGGGTGAGAAGATGCCACGCTACTGCTTGTTCGGAGACACGGTTAATACAGCCTCTCGGATGGAGAGCCACGGAGTTCCTGATCACATACACCTGAGTCCCTTCACATACAA TGTGTTAAAGGACAAAGGAATCTTTGAGATTGCTGAGAGGGGTGAGATCGAGGTGAAAGGCAAAGGCCTGATGAGAACATACTTCCTACTGAAGAACCTCCAAAAGAGCGATGAAGAGATAATGGGCTTGGTCGATGGAGAGACGTGCGTGTACCAGGAAGACTCGGAGGACGTGACGGTTGACCAGAAGG AAGTAAGTCCCGGAGACACAAATGGTGGGcagaaagaggaagaaaaaatGGTAGAAGAGGTTCAGAACCAGAAAAATCGCACACCATCACCATCTATACTTCTCTGCCCAGGAAAATTCTCCCCCGATCATTTACTTCAGTTCGACATAACGCCAGCATACGAAAGCCCCACTGATTTCAAACATCTACACAATGGTCTTCATTCAGACAGCATTAGCACCAAGTTCTGCTCGATACTTTAG